A window from Engraulis encrasicolus isolate BLACKSEA-1 chromosome 13, IST_EnEncr_1.0, whole genome shotgun sequence encodes these proteins:
- the LOC134461007 gene encoding uncharacterized protein LOC134461007: protein MVHTCVVAGCRNRRTPGTALSFYRFPRDPERKQRWIAAVNREGWVPNDGSRLCSTHFISGKQVKNPRSPDYVPSVFSSTTPLSDSNMKEASTCEMSDKQEAQVEAANALLFLQGQGRFSGGEQAQHQERNSDGNDAEEAETTSSSMSSDDDDDDDEDDDEDEEDSDDETGQMTDCPKAKVDSLCPNRSAAPSSCLVDYEASLKALRRENRALRESMEKMSLTEASLRNDAEKVSFYTGLPNYFVFETVMWLLAPHMKGGEKTSTLTKFQQLLLTLMRLRLDLRNQDLAYRFGVKVATVTRTVHRVINIMSATLVPTAVFWPSRAELRKNLPAALRATHPDCAVIIDCFRVSLERPLEHHHHPHTTTTAATAAVSTATGDEMHYSARATMGGASELKYLIGVAPQGVVTFVSRGSPGGVSDKCLAEGCGFLCKLLPGDVVLAHHDLDIGESVAARGAQLKVTGSRSGQGHYSHTPTHTTHTHVEGYPECSRVPWAAATGVASNNNHHHHHLHSSNGLTPDRLVVHQHVEKVISMVKKRYAILTGPVESPFVTTVDRASRMTTFDKIVQVACALNNLCISAAPLE from the exons ATGGTTCACACGTGCGTGGTGGCTGGCTGTCGGAACAGAAGAACCCCCGGGACCGCTCTGTCGTTTTATCGCTTTCCTCGCGACCCAGAACGGAAACAGCGTTGGATAGCCGCTGTGAATAGAGAGGGCTGGGTGCCAAACGACGGCAGTAGACTGTGTAGTACCCACTTCATCTCAG GTAAACAAGTGAAGAACCCCAGGTCTCCAGATTATGTTCCGTCAGTCTTCTCTTCCACTACTCCCTTGTCTGACAGCAACATGAAGGAGGCCAGCACGTGTGAGATGTCCGACAAGCAAGAGGCCCAGGTGGAGGCTGCCAACGCTCTGCTCTTCCTCCAGGGCCAGGGTCGCTTCTCTGGGGGCGAGCAAGCCCAGCACCAAGAACGAAACTCGGACGGCAATGACGCTGAGGAGGCCGAGACCACGTCATCCTCCATGAGCagcgatgatgacgacgacgatgacgagGATGATGACGAAGATGAAGAGGACAGCGATGACGAGACGGGCCAGATGACCGACTGTCCAAAGGCCAAAGTGGACAGCCTTTGCCCCAACAGGAGCGCTGCTCCGTCCTCCTGCCTCGTGGACTATGAGGCCAGCCTGAAGGCCCTGCGGCGGGAGAACCGGGCGCTGAGGGAGTCCATGGAGAAGATGTCCCTCACGGAGGCGTCCCTGCGCAACGACGCCGAGAAGGTCAGCTTCTACACGGGGCTCCCCAACTACTTTGTCTTTGAGACGGTCATGTGGCTCCTGGCGCCGCACATGAAGGGCGGTGAGAAGACCTCCACGCTGACCAAGTTCCAGCAGCTGCTACTGACGCTCATGCGTCTCCGCCTGGACCTGCGCAACCAGGACCTGGCCTACCGCTTCGGGGTCAAGGTGGCCACGGTGACCCGCACAGTGCACCGCGTCATCAACATTATGTCCGCCACCCTGGTGCCCACCGCCGTCTTCTGGCCGTCCCGCGCCGAGCTGCGGAAGAACCTTCCGGCCGCCCTGAGGGCCACGCACCCGGACTGCGCCGTCATCATCGACTGTTTTAGGGTGTCGCTGGAGAGGCCGCtcgaacaccaccaccacccccacactacaactactgctgctactgctgccgttTCCACCGCCACGGGGGATGAGATGCACTACTCTGCGAGGGCGACCATGGGGGGCGCCAGCGAGCTGAAGTACCTGATCGGCGTTGCGCCGCAGGGCGTGGTGACGTTCGTGTCGCGGGGCTCGCCGGGTGGCGTGAGCGACAAGTGCCTGGCGGAGGGCTGCGGCTTCCTGTGCAAGCTGCTCCCCGGCGACGTGGTGCTGGCACACCACGACCTGGACATCGGCGAGTCGGTGGCGGCACGCGGTGCCCAGCTAAAGGTCACCGGGTCACGGTCTGGTCAAGGTCACTATAGCCATACCCCGActcacaccacccacacccacgTCGAAGGTTACCCAGAATGCAGCCGCgtcccctgggctgcagccaccGGCGTTGCcagcaacaacaaccaccaccaccatcacctccataGCAGCAACGGCTTGACCCCAGACAGACTGGTCGTCCACCAGCATGTGGAGAAGGTCATCTCCATGGTGAAGAAGCGCTACGCCATCCTCACGGGCCCCGTGGAGAGCCCCTTTGTCACCACGGTGGACCGAGCCTCCCGCATGACCACCTTCGACAAGATTGTGCAGGTGGCCTGTGCCTTGAACAACCTGTGCATCTCCGCAGCACCGctggagtga